The sequence CGGGGCTACGGCGTCGGAACGGAGCTCGCCTCGAGGGGAGGGCGAAGCCCAGCAAAACCCAGCTCCGCCGAAGTGCATTAGGTGGAGGAAGTCTATCTCTAGCGGGGAGCAGATTGAGTGTATTAAGCTAGCATGAAACCAAAGGTCAGTGCAAATGTATCTTAATAGACTGTCTCAAATGGAGTGTGCCTCCTTTGAAGGCCGCTTGCTATTGCTCTCCTCATTACCATAGCGATCCTAACGTGGCATGCTGATGCACCATAAAACTCACACTTTCAACCCCAAAATCAGGCCCTTTGAACAACCCGAGCTTGATTAgacctttctccttttctttccccccttaAAAACCATTTCCTTGCCTTTAGAAACTCGCCCTCAAATCCCAAATGCATTCTCTGATCCTGGCagaaagcagaaacaaaagTGAGCTGAGGCGACGGTTCAAGCGGGCCTTTTCTTCCTGACAGTCTTATCCATTTTTATTATGGTCTGGAACAAGTGCCCTGTTCGCGTGGGTTTTGTTTACcggaaattaaatgaaaatgatTTAGTTCGCGTCAAACAAAAATATATACTTGTATACACAAGAAAAAGGGCCTGTTAGACGTAAATATTATGTCCTTAATGAAAAGACTGGACGGGCTCCAGACTTCGCCTTTCACTATTTAAGTATGACTTGCCTATTGCCATAGAAATCCTAACTTACCATGAAGATTCACCGTTGTGAAGAAATACTTCTTTGTGCGAGCTTGCTTTGATGTCTAAGGCATAAGATTCAGGctttcagctgcttctgtcTAGATTACCTTGAGAGCAACGGGGTAGACATCTGTAAcaagcaaatgaaaaattaaaggtGATTAGCCTGCACATCCAAATACTTCTGTaaatagagaaataaagaaataaacagaTCTCAGGACATGATGGAAACATCCTCCCTACCCGCATTTGGCTTCTGCACTTCTCGATTTCCATGACACAAGTTTtgggggctggagaggggcacAACTCTCCCCTGTTTAGATTCCTCTTTCACACACTGCTCTCACCTAGCTGATTCCCTAAGTGTATTCCCGTTAGCGACATGCTGTTGTCACTATCCATGATGTTTAAacacaaaagttgtggagtttggGCGAATGAAGAAAGGAACGCCGACTTGGTGCCTTGGGGGAAAAATACGGGTGTATAAGTAAGGAAAGCCCTGGCATTGGGGCGTTTTTAGTCACTGGCcagttatttattttcctgtcgTTTTTATATTTCTCGGTATCAACATGCACGTGTATATGTGCGTGTGTGTACAGTTGTACACTCGCAGTAACCCCAGTCACCTGGGTGCGGAGGTGATCTGTCAAACACCAGAGCATGCGGTTACAGCAGCCTTCTGTCTGCTCTCCGCAAGCCATAGAAACCCTTTCCAGCAGCCTATGCTATTTATTTGCCTATACTATCTGGTATTCTTAAACATAATTAAAGTAATTAAAACGGCACCATTCGGTAGTTTCAAGCTACCCCAGCGGAGaggtttgtttatttattttgggggttgtttatttttttacccCCCCCTCCCTTCTTTCTCTGAACCGGTGCAATGAACCCTGTAGGTTTGAGACTCTGGGGCAGCATGGAGATGCTGGAGGCGCGTTGTGGGAGCGGTTCACGTCTCCtcggggctgttggcagggcagggccgcGGAGCAGCGGCCCCCGGTCCCCGCGCTGCCGGGGGCTGCCCGGCCCCCGCCCTGGCAGTGACGTCAGAGAACGggctccccccagcccccccagaaccgccccCCCGGGAGCTCCAGCGCCCACGGTTCAACAGGAGCCGCGCTCTGGGTGGGGACGGGCATGTTTAGGTATTAGAAGTCATTACCAGTGGGAGCTAAAATGGACAGTCAATCATCGCACCCCCCTGGGCCTTCCTTTATTAGCGACTACTGGGTGGGGGgaggaaatatatatatatgtatttagaTACAGAAAGAGGGAAAAGTAAGGAGATTCTTTACAGAAACGTCAATCGAACGGGTTAATTAATCAAAAAATTTAATGGATCCATTTTGTACAAATTGGTAACAAATAatagtttatatatatatatatatatatttcttaaaaaacCACACTCTCACAGAAAATCGTGGGCGAACAGAACAGTGCAGCACACAATACTGTTGACAAGAGAAAATCTGTACAGAGAAAATCTGTATGAAACCActgaagggaaggggaaaggaaaacgggaagaggaaggggaagggaaagggaaaggaaggaaaggggaaaggacagGGATAAGGAAAGGGAATGCAAATCAGTTGGCATGTAAACAGACGGGAGCAAGGCGGTCAGAGTGGGGGTGTGTGGCACGGCGGGAGGAGGCGGCAGCGCCGCGGCCGAGGCGAGCGCAGCCCTCCCGTGTGCGCGGTGCCGGGGGCGCGGGCAGGGCCCACCCGCACGCTCCGCAGCCTCTCTCCCTCCGCCAAGCGCCTCTCGCTGCCGCTCCCGCTCGCCTTCCCCGCGCCCGGCGCGGCGCTCCCCGTGCCGGCCGGGCCGTACCGGGGCCGTACCGGGGCCGTaccgggccgggccgcccgccgccgctcccggcgcGCCCtagcagcggggccggggctcggcGGGCAGGCGCGGCGGCGGGGAGGCCccggggggcccgggggggccgCGGGGCCCCGCGCCTTGACACACGTACCATTCGCTCAGGTTGGCGGCGGGCTGCGCGGGCGCGGAGGGCTCAGCGTGGGAGCAGGAGGCGGGGGGCTCCCGGCCGGAGTCCGAGGAGGGGGACACCAAGGAGGGCGTGGAGGACTCGTAGCCGGAGCTGGGAGGAGGGGATTTGCAGTGCACTTTCATGTGTTTTCTCAGGGAGCTGGGGTGGGTGTAGGACTTGTCGCAGCCTCTCACTTTGCAGTTGTAGGGCTTGTCGCTGGTGTGGACATGCGAGTGCTTCTTCCTGTCGCTGCTGTTGGCGAAGCGCCTGTCACAGCCCTCGAATTCACATTTGAACGGCTTCTCCCCTGCAGGAGGCAATGGGCGAGCACAGCCAttagcggcggcggcggggccgggagcaGCGCATCCCTcacccccacagcctccccgGACCCCTCTCTCCGGCCCTGCCACGGCTCCTCTCCCCGCGGAATCTCCTCTCACTAGCTCTGCCCTTCCCCGCGGGCCCCGCCGAGCATCCCCCGGCGCCGCGCTCCGTGCCCACCCGGATGCGTGGCCGGCTCCGCAGGCGGAGCGCCCTGCCCAGCCagtttctcctctttcccctgGCCTGTGTGTGTATCATCCTAAGGGTTTGTGCACAAGACAAAGCTCCGAAATAAGGAAAACTTAGAGGAGAACTGCTCGTTCCGAGCAAACTTGTGCTGTCCCCGCAGACTCCGAAGTCCTGCAGAAAGAGCGGTCAGTGATTTATCCCTTCGAAGGCTTTAACGTTAAATACATTTCTCACAGTCCCCCAGGCACGTGGAAATATTTTCCATAACCTGGCTAGATCATATTTCATCCACTTCATACTTGCACTGATTACAATGCCATGGAAGATCCACATCCCCTTCCTTTCCCCGCTCCCCAGTTTGCTGATAACATGTGCTAAAGTACgaaatatttcagaaagacATTGATTGTGCGGGAAAAATGATAAAGTTTCAGCAGAAGGATGACTAGGCCAGCGCACGGCACTGTCAGGAGTGTAAGGATTCCCTTTCCATTTCAACCTACACAGCCACTGAAGGAATTGCAACCGGGATTAAATTGTCTGATCATATAATAACTGGTGTTATGCATAATAGAAATACAATCGTATTGCTGGAGTCGTGTGAAAATGTAACCTCGAATCATGTGGACTTGCCATGGTAGACGATATACAGGAGGTTTTCAAGGAAACACGCCACAGCCAGATGCAGGATGAAATGCTGGCGGCATTATTGTTCCTGACAATAGCAAACTGCAAAAATCCTGCTTGCCAAGGGGTACCCAGGTCCTGTACCGACCGATTATGAAAATATCTTCCTCATCCGTCAAAAGTCAAAAAGTATCAGGGCGGAGAGGACTCCACAAAAATACACGGCCTAACCTTAACGTGAAGCGCAAACAAAGCAACTGTGTTCACCATCATGGCGTATGTAGCTGAAAGGACTTCCAATATTTGGTTTTGtgtgtttgctttggtttggttttttaaatttcttgggTTGTACGTTCGTGGTTGtcgtttttatttttttccctcccaattCGTCATGATTAAATTTAGGAGAGACTCAGTCTACATCGGGCTCGGCTGCgagcagaggaaaataaaggaagGCATTCCAAATATTTCACATGAATGCACTTTATGCAAGGTGGGTGGGAAAGGCTCATGGCTCCGCGTTTAAAGTATGCCCTTTCCGCACTGTAATGGTCAATGAGGAGCACTGACATCCTGCACCGCTAGCATTTGCACGGAGGATGGGTAAATATCTGGTgttggagggaagggagggaagaggtTAAAAATAAGGTCTCTCACAAAACGATGCGGATTCTGTAACCAAATACTGTCGACATACAGCGGTGCATATGCATAGACACACGCCCGCCTATAATCTAATTAGAGTTCCACGTAAGGAAATAATTTGACCTTCAGCATCTAAGTTGAGACAACAAATCAAGGATATTAGTGTAGTACAAGCAAGCAGTAAGTTAGGAGACCCCAGGGAAAGCCATCCTCATAAGCACTCTGCTTGTGCAAAGTGAGTTCCATTCAGGTAAAAGCGGGCTGCGCCGCACTGCGCTTTGCCGAGTTGAAAAATGTTCAACTTCGCTTAACCCCCTGAAAGAGCCACTGAAAGGTCCGTCCGTGCAGCCGGGTTTCAAGTGGGAAGAGGGCAGCATTTTCTCAGCTGCCCGGGTTGCATTCCCTGAACGCCTCAATAAAGAGGAGCCATCCGAGCCATTTGCAAGTATTCCTTTCGCGAGAGCAGGTTTTCTTTCGCGGAAATCCCGGCCCGGCAGGGAGAGGACACTGCACAGGTCCCGGCTGCCGCAGCCCGGGCACGGAGCCGCAGCCACGCACAAAGTTCCGCGGGCGATGGAGACTCTACCGCCATTTTACCCCCACACTTGTAGCTGGGCAAAAGTGTTCAGTGAAACTCAGCCTGGAATTTGTGGCATAATCCCCCGTCTCCGGGAGTGGATTAAGGTATTTACCAACTTCTCCGGGTGAGTGGTGGCGGGGGGAAGCCGGAGCTGGCGGCTCCCGGGCAGCGGGCGAggcgcgggggcggcgggggccgcAGGGAGGGAGCGGGGCTCCGTCCCACGCCTCGCACTATTGTTCCTGGCCCTCAGGGAAGGCGGTGAAGTGATCCCAGCCCGTCCTGCTCGTCCCGTTGCCGCCGCCTTAACGGCCTTATCCTCCAACCTGGAAAACTCGTACATCGCCAGATatccctctgcctgctccccagCCTCGGAGAAATCAGAAGTCATTAATATTTAAGGAGGCAATAATTTTCCTGTTGAATCTAGAACTGTCTTCATGAATAATTCGTAGTGAGTTCTATTAGGGTTTCAGAAACATTGCGTTTTTGACAACTTCTGGGTGTTTAATAGAAACGGTGGAACCATAAAGGCCCTGCAGGAGTTTGCACAATACAGCAATTAATCACCGAGAAAGTTAAAGCCAAAAGTACAGACGCGCCGAATGGTGTTTAATAAACGCAAATCTCCGCTCTCGGGTTTGCCCTGAACCTGCATCTCCGATGTAGGTCAGTTTTCCCAAGAATTTAACCATTTTCTGCTTCAGAGACTTCAAACAGTGAGGCCGTTAAAGAGCAGTAAAAGTTTGTTTACTTAAGAAAAACACTGTCATTAAGAGATGAGCTCTCCCGGTTAATGGCTGTACCTGTGCTGATCCAACAAGGAACTGGCTGGGATACAAGTTCCGTGACCCGGGGATACCCCTTTTTCGAGGAAAAAGGGGGCCAAGAAGGCAGCCGAGGAACACAGCTACGCTGTCGtccacctcctcccccccacccccccgccCCGCACACAGACTTACTCCTCATAGAGCGATGGAAAAATAATGAGGTGACGAGTGACGGTCGCTGTAAAATCTCAGTGCTATGTTTAGATGATAGCGATACGAAATTAGTGTATGTTCTGCATATTATATCACGTCGCGCTCTATCATAAAAAATGCAACTCCTGGAAGGTCAAGCCCTGCACCGAGCATGGGGGAAGGGGAGTTTTATGAACTGGAAGGCGAAAAAAATCGTTTGGCTGTAAGCAGATCTTACAATAGGATTATGTAGTTTCCCTCGCAGTGCATAAGGCTGTACAGAAGGGGGTGGGAGGTGGAAAACCCTACACTGGAAGAGATtaaattttccaaaaagggCTTATTTCTTATCTTCTTctttagagaaggaaaaaaaaaaaaaaaaaagacaagccAGCGCTATGGACTACAAACACCGGCTGCTAAACTAATTAATACAACTTCACAAGCTGCTCCTGGAAGTGTGAAAACTTTCTACGTGCAATTTCATTAATTATAAATGCTTTCCTGGCCGGAAGAGTTCAAACGTAGTTCTGCAAGATCGTCCATCGTGttactttattttctgttaacTAGAACTAACAGATGTTTCTGACACATGTCCCAATTTCACTTAACAGATCTGTAAATGACATTTCAGAATGTACAGGCCGAAACAACACaagggtttcttttctttcttttctttcttttttttttttccctcacgaGAATCAGAAATCGCAGCTCCCCATATTTGCGAATGCAGAAAGTCGTTGGAAGGCAATGCTCATTAAAAATGTCAGTGTTATTCAGATCAAACATTTGAAACTCCCTCTGCCCAAAACAGAACTGTTGAACGAAAAGGTCGCAGCTGTGTTATTCTCACAATGTTCGAGCAGCAGCATCTCAGCGACATCAGTCAAAACTGACTAGACAAGTTGTAACTTCCATTGTTCACTTTTAATTTGTGAGCTTGCacaatgatttcattttttccccccgaCTACTTTAAATCGAAAAAAAAATCCTCGCCTGTGTGAATTAGCAGAAACAGTAGCTATATCGTTCGATACTTACACAGATCTACCCATATAAACATTACAGCAACCTCTCCGcacaaccagaaaaaaatatggACGAGAATTCTGAGATTTGCTTTCGCTCTCCCCTTCCCCCCCTTTCCTCCCCCTTCTCCAAACggtaaagaaacaaacaaatctgAGAATTTATTTTCCGGAAGTACTTGGCGTGCATTCAATAACAACTCAAAggatacattaaaaaaaaaaaaaaaaaaaggaaaaaaagcaaatcagTACGCGGAATAACAGAGAGAAATAGAGTAAAGAGAGCTTTACATACTGACCTGTATGAGTTCTTTTGTGTATTTTGAGATTCTCTGATCTGGCAAACACTTTGCCACAGcctgggaaagggcaggggaaaGGTTTTTCACCTGTGTGGACTCTGATGTGATTTACAAGTTTATATTTGGCCTTGAAAGGTTTCCCTTCTCTCGGACACTCTTCCCAGAAACATATGTGATTGGACTGCTCGGGTCCTCCAACGTGCTCCACCGTGACATGAGTCACCAGCTCGTGCATCGTGCTGAAAGTTTTCGAGCATAATTTTTTGGGAGTCTGGTCCAACTCAATCCACTTACAGATGAGTTCCTGTTTGATGGGCTGCCTCATGTAACGAAAGAAGGCACCCGGGCCGTGGTGTGGAGCCAGGTTCACGTTCAGATTCATACCACCGTAGTTATGAAGCGAAGAAGCAGCAAAATGATCTGTCCTGGAGGCTGGTACTTGAGTGAAATGTTCAGACCTGGCGTACATTTCTCCAGGTAACCCCAGTCTGAGCTGTCCGTTTAGATGGCCACCTGGAGCTGCATGGGGAGGCTGCTCATGGAGTCCAGTGAACAGAGAGGGATTCCCAGCTTCTGAGTGGTGGTGCTGGTGACCATGGTGTCCGGGGTAGCTACCTGTTGTTGAGACAAACAGTCCGTGGTGAGAACTTGCAGCGGGGTGCTGCTCGGTCAGCCCTGGCATGAGTGGGGCCGGCAGGTCTCTGCGGATGAAGAAGTCCCtacctgctgccagagcctgggctgggtgAGACACGGGGTAAGGGGCTGCTGGTGACTGCGCCGGGCCAAACGCTGCCGTGTGACTAGAGACCACCTCGGCTTGGCCTGCcatatgatgatgatgatgatgatgatggtggtggAGGAGCTGGTGGTGGGGATGAGGGGCAGGGCTGATCTTAAGGGCCGCGGGGtgatgctgaggaggagg comes from Agelaius phoeniceus isolate bAgePho1 chromosome 10, bAgePho1.hap1, whole genome shotgun sequence and encodes:
- the ZIC4 gene encoding zinc finger protein ZIC 4 isoform X2, with amino-acid sequence MSVDALGIPVMDPAALSRRNTALRLVDLAGAPRHHQHPPQSMTGFPGVAGHPHTTAPTPPGEHAAESRLGPQQLRPEHMGHRHHPPPHPPPQHHPAALKISPAPHPHHQLLHHHHHHHHHHMAGQAEVVSSHTAAFGPAQSPAAPYPVSHPAQALAAGRDFFIRRDLPAPLMPGLTEQHPAASSHHGLFVSTTGSYPGHHGHQHHHSEAGNPSLFTGLHEQPPHAAPGGHLNGQLRLGLPGEMYARSEHFTQVPASRTDHFAASSLHNYGGMNLNVNLAPHHGPGAFFRYMRQPIKQELICKWIELDQTPKKLCSKTFSTMHELVTHVTVEHVGGPEQSNHICFWEECPREGKPFKAKYKLVNHIRVHTGEKPFPCPFPGCGKVFARSENLKIHKRTHTGEKPFKCEFEGCDRRFANSSDRKKHSHVHTSDKPYNCKVRGCDKSYTHPSSLRKHMKVHCKSPPPSSGYESSTPSLVSPSSDSGREPPASCSHAEPSAPAQPAANLSE
- the ZIC4 gene encoding zinc finger protein ZIC 4 isoform X1 — protein: MSVDALGIPVMDPAALSRRNTALRLVDLAGAPRHHQHPPQSMTGFPGVAGHPHTTAPTPPGEHAAESRLGPQQLRPEHMGHRHHPPPHPPPQHHPAALKISPAPHPHHQLLHHHHHHHHHHMAGQAEVVSSHTAAFGPAQSPAAPYPVSHPAQALAAGRDFFIRRDLPAPLMPGLTEQHPAASSHHGLFVSTTGSYPGHHGHQHHHSEAGNPSLFTGLHEQPPHAAPGGHLNGQLRLGLPGEMYARSEHFTQVPASRTDHFAASSLHNYGGMNLNVNLAPHHGPGAFFRYMRQPIKQELICKWIELDQTPKKLCSKTFSTMHELVTHVTVEHVGGPEQSNHICFWEECPREGKPFKAKYKLVNHIRVHTGEKPFPCPFPGCGKVFARSENLKIHKRTHTGEKPFKCEFEGCDRRFANSSDRKKHSHVHTSDKPYNCKVRGCDKSYTHPSSLRKHMKVHCKSPPPSSGYESSTPSLVSPSSDSGREPPASCSHAEPSAPAQPAANLSEWYVCQGAGPRGPPGPPGASPPPRLPAEPRPRC
- the ZIC4 gene encoding zinc finger protein ZIC 4 isoform X3 — translated: MSVDALGIPVMDPAALSRRNTALRLVDLAGAPRHHQHPPQSMTGFPGVAGHPHTTAPTPPGEHAAESRLGPQQLRPEHMGHRHHPPPHPPPQHHPAALKISPAPHPHHQLLHHHHHHHHHHMAGQAEVVSSHTAAFGPAQSPAAPYPVSHPAQALAAGSYPGHHGHQHHHSEAGNPSLFTGLHEQPPHAAPGGHLNGQLRLGLPGEMYARSEHFTQVPASRTDHFAASSLHNYGGMNLNVNLAPHHGPGAFFRYMRQPIKQELICKWIELDQTPKKLCSKTFSTMHELVTHVTVEHVGGPEQSNHICFWEECPREGKPFKAKYKLVNHIRVHTGEKPFPCPFPGCGKVFARSENLKIHKRTHTGEKPFKCEFEGCDRRFANSSDRKKHSHVHTSDKPYNCKVRGCDKSYTHPSSLRKHMKVHCKSPPPSSGYESSTPSLVSPSSDSGREPPASCSHAEPSAPAQPAANLSEWYVCQGAGPRGPPGPPGASPPPRLPAEPRPRC
- the ZIC4 gene encoding zinc finger protein ZIC 4 isoform X7; its protein translation is MFGNAFPSSQGRGFYVELPCSYPGHHGHQHHHSEAGNPSLFTGLHEQPPHAAPGGHLNGQLRLGLPGEMYARSEHFTQVPASRTDHFAASSLHNYGGMNLNVNLAPHHGPGAFFRYMRQPIKQELICKWIELDQTPKKLCSKTFSTMHELVTHVTVEHVGGPEQSNHICFWEECPREGKPFKAKYKLVNHIRVHTGEKPFPCPFPGCGKVFARSENLKIHKRTHTGEKPFKCEFEGCDRRFANSSDRKKHSHVHTSDKPYNCKVRGCDKSYTHPSSLRKHMKVHCKSPPPSSGYESSTPSLVSPSSDSGREPPASCSHAEPSAPAQPAANLSEWYVCQGAGPRGPPGPPGASPPPRLPAEPRPRC
- the ZIC4 gene encoding zinc finger protein ZIC 4 isoform X6, with protein sequence MRHKTPLVMRKRKRLYRNILEKSSSYPGHHGHQHHHSEAGNPSLFTGLHEQPPHAAPGGHLNGQLRLGLPGEMYARSEHFTQVPASRTDHFAASSLHNYGGMNLNVNLAPHHGPGAFFRYMRQPIKQELICKWIELDQTPKKLCSKTFSTMHELVTHVTVEHVGGPEQSNHICFWEECPREGKPFKAKYKLVNHIRVHTGEKPFPCPFPGCGKVFARSENLKIHKRTHTGEKPFKCEFEGCDRRFANSSDRKKHSHVHTSDKPYNCKVRGCDKSYTHPSSLRKHMKVHCKSPPPSSGYESSTPSLVSPSSDSGREPPASCSHAEPSAPAQPAANLSEWYVCQGAGPRGPPGPPGASPPPRLPAEPRPRC
- the ZIC4 gene encoding zinc finger protein ZIC 4 isoform X4, translated to MLWVVEVIKWDLRCALCRKRKLLQFKATCTNVTYKPLKYHPDGSFLLHHTFPNCFQKARKEEMKDDRLDASAKEVEQSQEMRHKTPLVMRKRKRLYRNILEKSSSYPGHHGHQHHHSEAGNPSLFTGLHEQPPHAAPGGHLNGQLRLGLPGEMYARSEHFTQVPASRTDHFAASSLHNYGGMNLNVNLAPHHGPGAFFRYMRQPIKQELICKWIELDQTPKKLCSKTFSTMHELVTHVTVEHVGGPEQSNHICFWEECPREGKPFKAKYKLVNHIRVHTGEKPFPCPFPGCGKVFARSENLKIHKRTHTGEKPFKCEFEGCDRRFANSSDRKKHSHVHTSDKPYNCKVRGCDKSYTHPSSLRKHMKVHCKSPPPSSGYESSTPSLVSPSSDSGREPPASCSHAEPSAPAQPAANLSEWYVCQGAGPRGPPGPPGASPPPRLPAEPRPRC
- the ZIC4 gene encoding zinc finger protein ZIC 4 isoform X5, translated to MRGNLQQVAGEQSQEMRHKTPLVMRKRKRLYRNILEKSSSYPGHHGHQHHHSEAGNPSLFTGLHEQPPHAAPGGHLNGQLRLGLPGEMYARSEHFTQVPASRTDHFAASSLHNYGGMNLNVNLAPHHGPGAFFRYMRQPIKQELICKWIELDQTPKKLCSKTFSTMHELVTHVTVEHVGGPEQSNHICFWEECPREGKPFKAKYKLVNHIRVHTGEKPFPCPFPGCGKVFARSENLKIHKRTHTGEKPFKCEFEGCDRRFANSSDRKKHSHVHTSDKPYNCKVRGCDKSYTHPSSLRKHMKVHCKSPPPSSGYESSTPSLVSPSSDSGREPPASCSHAEPSAPAQPAANLSEWYVCQGAGPRGPPGPPGASPPPRLPAEPRPRC